One window of the Rosa rugosa chromosome 3, drRosRugo1.1, whole genome shotgun sequence genome contains the following:
- the LOC133737042 gene encoding DNA-directed RNA polymerases II and V subunit 6B-like — MADDDYNEMDVGYEDEPVEPEIEEGAEEEDVDNNDDLAGDAIETDDKEEQVPVERPRKTSKFMTKYERARILGTRAVQISMNAPVMVELEGETDPLEIAMKELRERKIPFTIRRYLPDGSYEDWGVDELIVEDSWKRQVGGN, encoded by the exons ATGGCTGATGATGATTACAATGAGATGGATgttgg ATATGAGGATGAGCCCGTGGAGCCAGAGATTGAA GAAGGTGCAGAGGAGGAGGATGTGGATAACAATGATGATCTTGCTGGAGATGCCATTGAAACTGATGACAAGGAAGAACAAGTACCAGTGGAACGGCCTCGCAAAACATCAAAATTTATGACCAAATATGAACGGGCTAGAATCTTGGGTACCCGTGCTGTACAAATTAG CATGAATGCCCCTGTGATGGTTGAGTTGGAGGGTGAGACTGACCCGCTTGAG ATTGCTATGAAGGAGCTTCGTGAGCGGAAGATACCCTTTACCATCCGCCGCTACCTGCCTGATGGAAG TTATGAAGATTGGGGAGTTGATGAACTGATTGTGGAAGATTCCTGGAAGAGGCAGGTGGGAGGTAACTGA